The sequence below is a genomic window from Brooklawnia cerclae.
CTCTTCCTCGCGCTCGTGTCGCAGACAGCCTCAGCGCCGGAAAGCCCGTTGGTAGGGGTACGGCACGTAGGGCAGTTGCACCTTGAGGCGCTCCGCGGCATGCAGGCCGAAGCTGGTGTCGCGCAGGAATTCCCGGCCCACCAGGACGATGTCGGCGAGCCCTGTGGCGACGATCTGCTCGGCCTGGAAGGGCTCGTCGATCATGCCGACAGCAGCCACCGTGAGCCCGGTGGCCTGCTTGACCGCCGTTGCCAGGGGCACCTGGTAGCCGGGGCCGACCGGGATCGGAGCCTGGGCGACGTTGCCGCCCGACGAGATGTCGGCCAGGTCGACCCCATGCTGGCCGAGCCAGGTCACGACCTGGGAGGTCTCCTCGACGGTGACGCCCCCGTCCACCCACTCGGTCGCCGACAGCCGCACGCTGAGCGGTACGGAGTCCTCGATCACACCGCGGACCGCGTCCACGACCCTCAGCAGCAACCGGGCGCGGTTCTCCAGCGACCCGCCGTACTCGTCGGTGCGCAAATTGCTCAGAGGTGACAAGAACTCGTGCAACAGGTATCCGTGCGCGGAGTGGATCTCCAGGAAGTCGAAGCCCGCGTCCACCGCCCGGCGAGCGGCGGCGGCGAACGCGTCCACGACTCCGGCGATCCCGGCCTCGTCGAGCGCGACGGGCTCGGCCAGGCCGGGGAAGGCCACCGCGGAGGGTGCGACCGTCTGCCACGCGCCGTCCTCGGGCGACATCGCGCCGCTCCGCGGCACACCCCATTCCCTGTAGACCGATGCCTTGCGGCCGGCGTGGGCCAGTTGGATGCCGATCTTCGCACCGAGGCCGTGGACGAGGTCGACGACCGGACGGAAACCGTCGCGCTGGGCGTCGTTCCACAGACCGAGGTCGTTGGCGCTGATGCGTCCCTCGGGAACGACACCGGTCGCCTCCACGATGATCGCCCCGGCGCCGCCGCGCGCCAGCGAGCCGTAGTGCATCAGATGCCACGGGACGGGAACTCCGTCGCGTGCCTCGACGACGTACTGGCACATCGGGGGCACCCACAGGCGGTTGCGGATCTCGAGCCCGCGCAGGGTGATGGGCTCGAACAGTGCGTGACTCATTGGTTTGCTCCTCGGAATCGGTTCGCTGGGGGAATCGGCGCGACGCCTGCGGGCTGCCGAGCGTCCGGGATCCTTGGCATGCTCGGTTTCCTTCCAGGATGGGGCGGTAGCCCGCGGTCCGCTGATACGGCAGACATCGTAATACGATCGATGTCGTACAACGCACCATATACTGCACAAGAACGTCACCGGAAAGGGGGCCTCAGAGTGCGAGAACTGGAACACCCGGAGATCGACGACATCCGCATCGATGCGGTGCTCGCCGCGCTCGCCGACCCCGTGCGCCGCAGCATCGTCACCGAACTCGCCGCGGGGAATCACGACATGGTCTGCAGTGCCTTCGACCTACCCGTGACGAACTCGACGAAGACCCATCACTTCCGCGTCCTGCGCGAGGCCGGCATCATCCGGCAGGAGTACCGCGGCACCTCGATCCACAACTCGCTGCGCATCGACGACCTGGACGCCCGCTTCCCCGGTCTGCTCTCCGCGATCCTGACGGCCGACTGACCACCAGCGGTCGCATCGGGACGCGGCGCGGGCATGCCCGATGCGCACGGTTCTCGCGATCCCCGTGCGCAGGATGTCGCCCCGGGCGGGGACTATCCGGACGACTTGACCGGATGGACGTGGACGCGCGTCAGATCCGAGTGCGACTCCACGTCCGCCCGGAGACCGAGAGTGGGCAGTTCGTCGGAGAACCAGCGCGGGACGTGGTCGCAGATGATGTCCAACCGCAGGAAGTTGGCCTCGCGGAAGAACGGCAGGAGCACCTGCCGGGAATTGTGGGCGCCCTTGACCGCCATCGCCTCACGCAGGTCGACGCGGTAGTGACCCGCCCTCTCGGGCACCGGCTCGATCACGGCGATCGGCTCGATCGTCTCCGCTGGTGCCGCCGCCCTGGCCTGGGCGTAGAAACGCTCGATCTCCTGGACGAACTGCTCCGGGTAGCCGTTGACCTCCCACAGGACGACGCCGAGGCTGCCGAAGGCGACCCGGTAGTAGCCGTTCGCAGCCCTGGCGGCCAGCACCTGGCAGTCGCCCAGCCACTCGGTCACGGTCGCGAAATAGGCTCGCAGGTCGTCCATCGAGTCGCACTCACCCGCGAAGAACTCGAGCCGCTGTGAGGACGACCACGTATCGCCCTCACGCTCGTACACGTAGATGGTGCCGCCCCTCTTGGGGCTGGCCGCACGACCCGACTGGTCGAGCAACGCCGCGATCTTCATGAAACTGTCCTTCGGTTCGTTCGGTCGGCTCGCCGGGGGTCAGCCGTCCACCGGGGATGGTGTGGGCTCACGAGACGCAGCCGAGGGCGCATGTGTCGCACCCGTCGGCGCACAGCCCCATCACGTCGATGTCCGGGAGCACCAGGAACCGGCTCTGGGAGATGACGAACGCCTCGGTCTGCCGGTCGTTGGAGATCGTCACGGTGTCGTTGCCGAACGTGATGCTGATGGGCAACTTCACGGGCACGTCCTTCGACAGCGCCATCCGCGTCCTGGACGAGAACCGCTTGTGACCGACGGCCGGGCTGTTCGCGATGACATCGCCGGAGGTGGCGACGCGGACGAGGTTGCCCGTGGCGTCGAATCGCACCGAGTTCTCGTCGGCGTCCATCTCCAGGGCGTCCACGTCGTAGGCCATGACCGGCCCGATGGGGGTGGTCAGGCTGACGGGTGCGGCGGGCTCGAACGACTCGAGCTCTCCGGTCTCGAACACGCGGACGCCGGCCCTGCCCTGGAAGACGCCGAGCGGCGTGGCCACGGGGACGACCTCGCCGGGCCACAGGATGACGCTCTTCACCTTCCCGCTGGGATAGAAGCGGACTCCGATGATCTTCGCCGTGATGGACCCGAAACCGAACTCGAAGGTGAAGTCGTCAGCGAGAGCCTTCTCGTCGTCCTGTGACCAGGAGAACCCGATCTGGCCGTTGAGCGGGAAAACGCTGTCGAGGACACCGTCCTCGAAGAACGTCACCAGTTCGGCGGGAAACGCGCCCAGCGGTGTGTCCACCATGGTCTGCGCGTCCAGGCAGATGCTGCGAATCGCTCCGCTCTCGCAGAACGACAGGGACTTCATGTCCTTGCTGCGAACGTCGGGCCGCGAATAGCGGGGCACAAGATCGCCGCAACTCGTGTGCACCACGTTCGGCTGATCCACGTGACATTCCCGCATCCCGCCCGAGGCGTATGTGGTGTAGCTGGAGATCCCCTGGAGATCCAACGCAATGGTCGGCATGCCGATGTCCTTCCCCGCGGCCTCAGGCCTGCGAAGTGAAAAGCTCTTCTGGGTCCGCGCGATTCGCCTTGGCGGTCAACCTGTCCGGGGTCACCCGGAACACGGCGACGGCGTTGCCGTCCTTGGACGACCGATACCGTTCGACCAGGCCGTCGGCGATCGGCGCGCGGTAGTAGCCGGGCAGCAGCTTGTCCACGAGCGCCTGCAGTGCCCGGGCGGCCTCCCCGGAGTCGTCGACCCGATGCGCCGTCCCGAAGACCATCACGCTCATGTAGGCCGTGTCCGCATGACAGGCCATCGGCGCAGTCACCGTCCCGTACTCCTCGTAGACGGTGAAGCACACCTTGGGTTCCGCCTCGAGCATGCCGACCTTCCGGCCCGACCCCATGCCGTGGAAGTACACGCTGCCGTCGAGGTAGACGTAGTTCACCGGCACCGCATAGGGATAGTCGTCCGCCGGCAGCCCGAGGATCCCCACCCTCTGGGTCTCCAGGAAACGCGATATCTCCTCGCTGTCCTCACACACTCGTTCCGTGTAGGCGATCTCGGTCACAACGCTCCTCGGCGGCATCGTCTCGTCGTTCGGGGTCGGGATGGGCCGGGACGACGGCGGATCCGCAGGGCGCTCGCCCATGCCGTCCCCGCCGCCGACCCGCGTGCTGGTGCTACCAGACGTTCAGCACCCATTCCTTGCTCTTCTTGTATTCCATGTCGGTGAACAGGGCGTTGGCCATCTCCTCGGCCAGGTGGATCGCCCCCGCGTAGCCCATGACCGGATGGCGGTATTTCCCGGCCCGGTCGTAGACGGGGAAGCCGACCCGCACCATCGGCACCTTGTGGTCGATGGAGATGAATCGTCCCTTCGAATGCCCCAGGATCAGGTCCAACTCCAGACCCTCGTCCTTTATGCGGCCCTCCAGGTCCCACAGGTCGGCGTTCGTGACGATCTCCATGCCGTGCGTGATGTTGGCCTGCAACGCCTGGATGCGCGGATCCCGGTCGTAGTGACTGTTGTCGTCACCCAGGAGCAGGAGCACCGGCTTCATCTCCAGGTCCAGGCAGAACTCGGCCAGGCCGACCACTAGATCCGGATTGCCGTAGATGGCCACCTTCTTGTCCGCGAAGAACATGTGGGTCAGATCCGTGATGGCGTCGAGGGCGATGCCCCGCTCCCGCACCAGGGACTCCGGAATCGGCTTGCCCGTCATGGTGCTCAGGTTCTTCAGCAGGGTGTCCGTGTTGCGGATGCCGATGGGCGAGGGGCCGACGATCGCGGGGACGCCGAACTTGTCGGAGAGGAACGCCGCGGCCTGACCTCCCTCGTAGCGGTTGAGCGCGATGGTCCCGATGGCGTTGGCCGTCCCGGCGATGTCTTCCACCGTCGTCTCGCCGTGCGCGACGTGGTTGCCCGAGGGCATCAGGGGCGCGTCGAAGGTCTCGGTCTCGAACAGCACGGTGGCGTCGATGTCCATCTCGGCCAGCAGGTGCTTCAAGGCCGTCACATCCCCGGGGTTGACCCATCCGGTGATGAAGTTGATCTTCCCGTTCGGCTCACCCTTCTCGGCGAAATGGCTGACGAACTCCTTCACCGCGAGGTCGTAGCCGCTGATCATGCTCCCCACGAAGCTGGGCGTGTGGATGGGGATCAGGTGCACCTCGCGACCGGGGAACTTCTCCTTGAGCAGGCCGTTCTCGAGCTTCGTCACGACCCCGTCGATGTCGTCACCGATCACCTCGGTGGAGCAGGTCGAGATGATGGGCACCACCTTGACATCGGGGTACCGAGTCAGGAGCACGTCGACCGCCTCCTCGACGCGGTTGAGTGCACCGAACACCGCGCCGTCCTCGTGGAGCGAGGACGAGGCGATCTCGAAGCTCTCCTTGAAATGCTGGGAGAAGAGCAGCCGGACGAACATCACGCAACCCTGACCGCCGTGGACGATCCCGATGCAGTCCTTGATGCCGATGCTCGCGTATTGGGCCCCGCACGGCTGGCAGGTGAAAATGGGGTTGATCGTCCCCGCCCGTTCCTTCTCCTTCAACTGACACGTGTCCATGCGTGTCCTCCTCATCTACGTTTCGCGATCCGCATTCCGCGCCGCGAGGGCCTAGTAATGGGTGTCCGTCAGCTCTTCGTTCAAAGACCCCGTGATGGTCAGGTAGTCCAGCTTCTCCCGCAGGGCCTGCATCACCTGCCGGATCTCCTGGGCGCTGAGGTCGTCGAGCCAGCCGAACTTGTTCCGGTAGGCGCGCGAGAGGTCAAGAGCATCCGCGTAGTAGCACTTGTCCTCCGGCGTGGAGGGCACGATCTCCTCCCCGCACAACAGGTCACAGGTCATGCCGAGGATGTGCTCGTTCTGCCGTTCCCGGTCCCAGGCACGGGAGTGGAACTGCCACAGGCATTTCTTCATGATGTGGTCCAGCAGCAGTTCCATGTACTCGCTCTGCTTTTCTTCGGTCATCGCGGATACCTCCTCAGGCGCCGATCTTGAGCGACGCGTCCGCGTCCGCCTCGCCGGTCTCGGTGAGGACGAACTCGGGGTACTCGCGCTCGCGCAGTCTGGCGACCGAGTCGATGGCGCCCGTGTACTCCCGCAGGTTCGGGTCGTCGCGCACCTCGGCGGGCAGGTTCACGTCCGACAGCATCTGCCGCGTGACGAATCCCTTGTCTGTGGGGATCTCGTCCTTGCTGATGTCGAGCAGGGACAACTCGTGGATGGGCGAGTAGACCGCGTCGTAGATGTCGCGGGCGAAGCGCACCCAGCCCTCGTACCCCTTCCAGGGTCCGTTGTGGTAGGCGTGAGCGTTGAGGTAGGGCACCCGGACCTTCTTGGCCACCTCTCCGGGACGCTTCCCGGTGAAGATGCAGTCGGGCTTGAGTGTCTCCATGGCCTCCATGCCCTCGAGTTCGTTCGGGTCGTCGATGGCCAGCGCACCCACCTCGCAGCGGGAGATGCCTTTCTCCATGTCACCCTGGTGACCGAACTTCGTGTACACGGAGACGACCTCGACGCCCATCTCCTCGTGGATCGCGTTGGCCCAGTGCCACAGCTTCGACCCGCCTGGCCACAGGCAGACCTTCTTGCCCTGCAGTCGTGCCTTGTACCATTCGAGTTCCGGCTTCCAGCGGGCGGTCTCCTCCGAGATGATGGCCTCTGCACGATCCTCGATCCCGAAGAACGTGGCGACCTTTCGCAGGGACGCCGACAGCGGCTCGAACCCGAAGCCGTCGATGTCCAGCCGGGGGATGCCGTACCGCACCCGCAACTCGTTGCAGATGTACTCCGCCGACCGTGCGCACTCCAGGACGTTCAGCTGGGCCTTGTGCATGCCCCGCAGATCGTCGTAGGAGCCGTTGCCGGTGAAGGTCGACAGCACCTGGATGCCCATCCTCCTGAAGAAGTCGTTCATGACTTCCTGGTCACCCTGGATGTTGTATTCCCCGACGTAGTTGATGACGTAGTCGCTCTTGATCTCCGGCTCGACCGTGCCGACCTTCTGGTTGACCCAGGCGATGTTGATCTTGTGGTGACCGCCGGACTGGCTGGGGCCCCCGAAACCAGGCGAGTTGCAGACGAAGATGTCCACATCGGGCATCTCGTCCATGATCTCGTTCGCCAGGGCCTCGATGTCGTCACCGATCAGGGCGGACGCGCAGGTCTGGTAGATCGTCATGCGCTTGATGTCGGGGAAGGCCGCGAATGCCTCCTTGATGCTCTTGCGCAACTGCTCCTCGGCGCCGAAGACGACGTGCTGTTCCTTCATGTCGGTCGCGAAGGTGTACTTCAGCTGGAAGTTGTCGTTGTCGCTGATGTAGCGCTTGGTCTGCCAGGTGTCGTACGTGCATCCGACCGGGCCGTGGCTCAGGTGGATGACGTCCTTCATCGGGGTGCCGATGACGTGCTTGGCGCCGCAGTAGGCGCAGCCCCGCTCGGACAAGGTGCCGGGGATGGTGTTGAGGTAGCCCAGCGGGAGCGCGTCGGAGAGATCCTCCCCCTCGCCCTTGATGACTGCGTGCTTCTCCCTCTCAGGGATCGATTCGCTGCACTTGAACAGGTGATACGGCATTGTCGGTGCCTTTCTTCCTAGTCGCCGATGCCGTACTTGACGACCATCTTCTCGAGCTCGTCCATGCTCAGCGGCGATGGGACGACGAAGTCCTCGTTCTCGATGATCTTCCGGGCCAGCTCGGCGTACTCGTGTGCCTGGTTCTCCTCGGCGTGGTACTCCACGACGGTCTTCTTGTTGAACTCCGCCTTCTGAACGATGTTGTCGCGCGGGACGAAGTGGATCATCTTCGTGCCGATCGCGGCGGTGAACTCCTCGATGAACTCCTGCTCCCGGTCGACGCGCCGGCTGTTGCACACGACGCCGCCGAGCCGCACGCCGCTCTGCTTGGCGTACTTGAGCAGGCCCTTGCAGATGTTGTTCGCCGCGTAGATGGCCATCATCTCGCCCGAGGCCACGATGTAGACCTCCTGCGCCTTGCCATCGCGGATCGGCATCGCGAACCCGCCACACACGACGTCGCCCAGGACGTCGAAGAAGACGAAGTCCAGATCGTCGGTGTAGGCGTTGTTCTTCTCCATCAGGTCGATGGCGGTGATGACGCCACGGCCGGCGCAGCCGACGCCCGGCTCGGGGCCACCGGACTCGACGCACTGGATGCCGGAGTACCCCTGCTTGATGACCTTCGCGTTGGTGACCTTCTCGGCGCCCTCCTGCCGCAGGACGTCCATGAGGGTCTCCTGCGGCTTTCCGTTCAGGATCAGGCGGGTCGAGTCCGCCTTCGGGTCGCAACCATGGATGAAGACCTTCTGATCGTAGAAGTGGGTCATCGCCGCAGCGGTGTTCTGCTGGGTCGTGGACTTTCCGATTCCACCTTTGCCGTAGAAGGCGATCTTTCGGGTCATAGCCAATTCCTTCCGATTCCGGGTGCGCGAACAGCACCGGCCGGCCCCGTGAGACCGGCTCCGCGGGGTTGCGGGGACGATCGGGCCTGGTCGATGGGCGTCGCTTGATTCCGTACCGCGTTGCGGCGGCACGGCTGGGGGTTATGTCGATTCACCTGCTGGCTACGATCCCGGAGTGCTGGGAGACAAGGGTTCGTTAGCCGCTGCGCAGTGTTGTGACGATGATTTCTTCGAGGATCGCCAGAAGCGATCCCAGACCTCGGCACGATCGGGTCCCGTGCATCCGAAGGCCCTGGGCCCGGCCGTGCACCAGCCGGGCGATTGATCCCGCCACTCACGAATCGGGGTGGCGCAGAGTCCTGCGTAGTCTTTGGGAAGGGCGCCTCACCTGAGGTCTGATCCCCTCTCCCAACGACTTGTGAAGGAACCTAGCATCCGCGAGGACGAGAGTGGGGGGTCGTCCCAGCAAGGCTTACACATCCGTAACTACGGTGACTTCCGGCTGATACATCCGCAGATGCGGTGATACATGCTCGATACATCCGCAGATGCGAATCTCTCGACGAGACGTCGCGCGGCTGGCACGGTTCGTCCTCCCGGCCCCGTCCACGCTCTCGGCGTCTCAACTCAACGACGAGTCGAGCGCCCGCAACAGCACGACCGTCGCGGGCACGTCGGCCTCAGGCGGGACGAGCGGATCGAGCAGACGGCCCCACTCGGCGCGAACCCGCTCGGAGCTTCGCCGGGCCGCGTCGGTCGGGAACAGTTGGACGCACCGCCCGTCACTCGGGTCGGGCACCCGCGTCAGGAATCCCTTCGCCTCGAGTGACCGCAGGCTCGCGCTGGCGTTGCTGGTCTGGAGGACGAGGTCCGCGGCGAGTTGCGACGGGCTGATGCCGGGATGGTCGTCGATGTGACGCAGCACCATGCCGTCGAGATCGCTCAGGGGCATGATCTCGGGATCCTGGAACCGGTGCGCCGCGAGCTTCCTCGCGATCCGCACGGTGAGGTCGGCCAGCGCGCCCAGGTCGTCGCCACGGTCCGGTTCCGGCCCGTGATCGTCGCTGTCCATGCGGACTCCCTTCGAGTGTGGATGGTCACGATGGAGATTACTATCTTCACATAGCTATGCTTTGATAGTTATCTTTCCAGTCATCCCCTCGCAGAATCGGAGAAACGTCGGTGCACCAATCCCGAGACGAAAGAAGATCCGAAGCGTCCGCACCTCCACACCTGACGCCCGCGGTCCTGGCCACACTCGCCCTTCTCGGCGCTGTCGCGCCGCTGGCCACCGACACCTATCTGCCCAGCTTCCCGCAGGTCGCCTCCGACCTGCACGCATCCGAGTCGTCCGTCCAACTGACCCTGACCCTGTTCATGATCGGCATGGGGCTGGGGCAACTGTTCTGGGGCCCGATCTCCGACCGGCGCGGCCGGCGCGGCCTGCTCCTGTGGGCATGCGCGCTCTTCGTCGCCGCCAGCGTGGTGGCCCCCATGTCGACGTCGATCGGCATGCTCGTCGCGATGCGCTTCCTGCAGGGCTTCACCGGCGCCGTCGGCCCGGTGCTCGGCAGAGCCGTGGCCCGTGACCTCGCGAGCGGCCTCGCCCTCGCCAGGGCGTTCAGCCTGCTCGGGATCATCACGAGCCTCGCCCCCATCGTCGCGCCCGTGCTCGGCGGCCTGCTCGCCGACCCGATCGGATGGCGCGGGATCCTGTGGGTCGTGGCCGTGATCGCGGTGCTCATGCTGGTGAGTTCGTTCACGATGGTCCCGGAGTCCCTTCCTCCGGGACGACGCCAGCCGGGTGGGCTGCGAGACATCGTCCGTAGCGCCGGCGACGTGCTCACCGATCTGCCGTTCGTCGGGTACACGCTCACCCAGAGCTTCGGCATCGGCATCCTGTTCTCCTTCATATCGGGCTCGTCCTTCGTGCTGCAGAACGAGTACGGGCTCGGGTCGACGACCTACGCGCTGTTGTTCGCGCTCAACGCGCTCGCGCTGATCCTCGGCGGCGTGTTCAACACCCGCTTCCTCGGCCGCTACCGCCCCACCAGCCTCCTGCGGATCGGTCTGATCGCGAGCATCATCGCATCCGCCGCGACAGCGACCGTCACGCTCGTCACCTCCGAGCCCCCGCTGTGGGTGCTGCTCCCGCTGATCTGGATCGCCTCGCTGTGCAACGCCCCGATCATGGCCAACACCACGACGCTGGGACTCCAGCGCCACGCCCGTAACGCGGGCATGGCAGCGGCAGTCATGGGAGCGATCCAGTCCGCTCTCGCGGGCCTGATCGCACAGATGGTGTCGATAACCGGCAGTGCCAGTGCCGTTTCGATGACCCTGGTGATGGCGGGATCAGCGATTCTGGCGGGGGTGGCATTCGTCGCACTGTGCAGACGGGACGAGGTGGGAGAGCAGGAAGCCTGACCCCGGGGCGCTCTCCCCCGGAGACACGGCGTCCTTGTTCTCAGGCGACCGGTAGCAGTCCCCTGCTCGCGAAGACCCTGCGCGCCACGCCGACCGCGTTGAGGGCGCGGGGAAAACCACAGTAGACCGACGCGTGCAGGAATGCCTCGACGATCTGGCGCGGGGTGAGGCCCACGTTCAGGGAGGCGCCGATGTGCACCTCCAACTGGGGCTCGCATCCGCCGAGGGCGGTGAGCATGCCAAGGGTGACGAGCTGGCGCTGCTGGGGCTCCAGATCCGGCCGGGCGTAGATGTCGCCGAAACCCCAGGCGACGATCTGGTGGCCCAACTCCGGCGCGATGTCGGCCAGCGACTCGATCACCCGGCCACCCGCCTCGCCGTCGATGGAGTCGAGTACCTGCTTGCCCCTCGCGAACCGCTCGTCCCTCGTGATGTCGCTGTCGTTCATCCGTCTTTCCTCGTTCCTCGTGTCGGTCGTGCCGTTCACGGGCACATCACTCGTGGCCGAGTTCCTCGTGCCCGCCGTGGTCGTCGAGCAGCCGGGCGTAGACCCGCACCTTGGCCGCGAGTGCCTGCTCGTGCGCCTGGAGCGCGGCGATCTGCCGGCGCAGGCGCTCCTGATGCTCGACCAGCAGCTCCAGGCGGGCGCGCAGGGACGCGTCCCCCTGCGCACGCAGCGAGGCGTACTCGCGCATCCGGGAGACCGGCATGCCGGTCTCCCGGAGCCGTAGCAGGAACCCGACCCATTCCACGTCGCCGGGTTGGTACCGGCGCTGGTTCCCGCCGTTGCGCGGCACGGCCCGGATCAGGCCCGCCCGCTCGTAGTACCGCAGCGTGTGGGCCGACACGCCCGCGGCCTCGGCCATCTGCGCCACCGTCAGTCCTTCGGATCCCTCGTGCCCGGTCATGGGATCACCGTAGGACTTCGAGTGCGCTCGAAGTCCAGCCCGACCGGCCGGGCCGCGCGGCGAGTTCGCGAGACCCTGGCCGCGGGAACGGCCGGCGGGATCCGCGAGCCCGCGTCCACCGATCGGTGGACACCCGACCCCACCGGACTCCCGCTCGTGTCACGAGGCGGCGTCCACAAGCATGGAAGCATGAACTCCACAGACGTGATCGCCGAGGTCAACGGCCTGGGCAAGACCTACGGCAGCTTCGCCGCACTCACCGATGTCACCTTCGACATCCGGCGCGGAGAGGTGCTCTCCCTGCTCGGCCCCAACGGTGCCGGGAAGAGCACGACTATCGAGATCCTCGAGGGATACCGCAACCGCACCTCCGGCACCGTACGCGTCCTCGGGCAGGACCCCGCCACCGCGGGACGAGCCTGGCGGGCGCGGCTCGGCATCGTCCTGCAATCGAGCGGGATGCCCGAGGAGATGACCGTGCGCGAACTCGTCCGCCACTTCGCGGCCTTCTACCCCGCCCCGCGTGACGCCGACCAGACCATCGCGGCTGTCGGCCTCACCGAGAAGGCACGATCCCGCGTCTCCACGCTCTCCGGTGGGCAGAAACGCCGGGTGGACGTCGCCCTCGGCATCATCGGCAGACCCGATCTCCTGTTCCTGGACGAGCCGACCACCGGCTTCGATCCCGCCGCGAGGCGCGAGTTCTGGACCCTCATCGAGGGGCTCCGCGACGAGGGCACCACCGTGCTGCTCACCACCCACTACCTGGACGAGGCAGCCCACCTGAGCGACCGCGCAGTCGTCATCGCCGGCGGCCGCATCGTCGCCGAGGGGGCCATCGACGCTCTCGGTGGCGCGCAGGCCCGCATGCCCGTCGTCCACTGGCGCGATGCCGCCGGCGACCACGAAGTACGCACCCCCGAGCCCGCGGCATTCGTCTCACGCCTGCACGCCGAGCAGGGCGAGGCCGCGAACCTCCAGGTCATCCGTCCCAGTCTCGAGGACATCTACCTCGGCATCGTCCAGGCCGGTCGTGAACGGCCCGAGCCCCACGGCGACCGGGCCCCCGCGCTCGCGTCCGCCCACTGACCACAACCCAGGAGCCGATACCCATGTCCGCGATCGCCTCACCCACCACAGCGCCCGCCGAGCCGTCCACCGTCGCACTGGGCCTGAGCCGGGCCGTGTTCGAGATCCGTGGCTATTTCCGCCGCGGCGACCAGATGTTCTTCACCTTCCTGTTCCCGATCGTCATGCTCGCCATCTTCTCCACAGCGTTCAGCGGCCTCGACCTCGGGCCCGATCTCACGGCAGCCAGCTATTACCTGCCCGCCATGCTGGCGGCGGGCATCCTCACCAGCGGCCTGCAGAACCTCGGCATCGACATCGCCACCGAGCGCCACGACGGGACCCTCAAGCGGCTCGCCGGAACACCCCTGTCACCCGCGTCGTACTTCATCGGCAAGATCGGCCAGGTGCTCGCCACCGGCGTGACCCAGGCCGCGCTGCTGATCGCTATCGGGCACGTCGTCTTCGGCGTGGACCTTCCCGACGACGCCGGCCGCTGGCTCGTCTTCGCGTGGGTGCTGCTCCTCGGCCTGGCCACGAGCGCCCTGATCGGTAT
It includes:
- the nifH gene encoding nitrogenase iron protein; amino-acid sequence: MAMTRKIAFYGKGGIGKSTTQQNTAAAMTHFYDQKVFIHGCDPKADSTRLILNGKPQETLMDVLRQEGAEKVTNAKVIKQGYSGIQCVESGGPEPGVGCAGRGVITAIDLMEKNNAYTDDLDFVFFDVLGDVVCGGFAMPIRDGKAQEVYIVASGEMMAIYAANNICKGLLKYAKQSGVRLGGVVCNSRRVDREQEFIEEFTAAIGTKMIHFVPRDNIVQKAEFNKKTVVEYHAEENQAHEYAELARKIIENEDFVVPSPLSMDELEKMVVKYGIGD
- a CDS encoding MarR family winged helix-turn-helix transcriptional regulator, translated to MDSDDHGPEPDRGDDLGALADLTVRIARKLAAHRFQDPEIMPLSDLDGMVLRHIDDHPGISPSQLAADLVLQTSNASASLRSLEAKGFLTRVPDPSDGRCVQLFPTDAARRSSERVRAEWGRLLDPLVPPEADVPATVVLLRALDSSLS
- a CDS encoding Bcr/CflA family efflux MFS transporter; translation: MHQSRDERRSEASAPPHLTPAVLATLALLGAVAPLATDTYLPSFPQVASDLHASESSVQLTLTLFMIGMGLGQLFWGPISDRRGRRGLLLWACALFVAASVVAPMSTSIGMLVAMRFLQGFTGAVGPVLGRAVARDLASGLALARAFSLLGIITSLAPIVAPVLGGLLADPIGWRGILWVVAVIAVLMLVSSFTMVPESLPPGRRQPGGLRDIVRSAGDVLTDLPFVGYTLTQSFGIGILFSFISGSSFVLQNEYGLGSTTYALLFALNALALILGGVFNTRFLGRYRPTSLLRIGLIASIIASAATATVTLVTSEPPLWVLLPLIWIASLCNAPIMANTTTLGLQRHARNAGMAAAVMGAIQSALAGLIAQMVSITGSASAVSMTLVMAGSAILAGVAFVALCRRDEVGEQEA
- a CDS encoding carboxymuconolactone decarboxylase family protein, giving the protein MNDSDITRDERFARGKQVLDSIDGEAGGRVIESLADIAPELGHQIVAWGFGDIYARPDLEPQQRQLVTLGMLTALGGCEPQLEVHIGASLNVGLTPRQIVEAFLHASVYCGFPRALNAVGVARRVFASRGLLPVA
- a CDS encoding MerR family transcriptional regulator codes for the protein MTGHEGSEGLTVAQMAEAAGVSAHTLRYYERAGLIRAVPRNGGNQRRYQPGDVEWVGFLLRLRETGMPVSRMREYASLRAQGDASLRARLELLVEHQERLRRQIAALQAHEQALAAKVRVYARLLDDHGGHEELGHE
- a CDS encoding ABC transporter ATP-binding protein gives rise to the protein MNSTDVIAEVNGLGKTYGSFAALTDVTFDIRRGEVLSLLGPNGAGKSTTIEILEGYRNRTSGTVRVLGQDPATAGRAWRARLGIVLQSSGMPEEMTVRELVRHFAAFYPAPRDADQTIAAVGLTEKARSRVSTLSGGQKRRVDVALGIIGRPDLLFLDEPTTGFDPAARREFWTLIEGLRDEGTTVLLTTHYLDEAAHLSDRAVVIAGGRIVAEGAIDALGGAQARMPVVHWRDAAGDHEVRTPEPAAFVSRLHAEQGEAANLQVIRPSLEDIYLGIVQAGRERPEPHGDRAPALASAH
- a CDS encoding ABC transporter permease; this encodes MSAIASPTTAPAEPSTVALGLSRAVFEIRGYFRRGDQMFFTFLFPIVMLAIFSTAFSGLDLGPDLTAASYYLPAMLAAGILTSGLQNLGIDIATERHDGTLKRLAGTPLSPASYFIGKIGQVLATGVTQAALLIAIGHVVFGVDLPDDAGRWLVFAWVLLLGLATSALIGIAIAQLPRSAKSAGAVITPVVLVLQFISGVYLQFSMLPEWLQNLASVFPLKWMAQGMRYVFLPDSLAAMEQGGNWNLTGVALSLAGWLVVGFVVARLTFRWIRKD